ACATCGGGTTGAACCTCGGCCAGCATCGTTGTATAATCCGTGTAGACCTCCGGACATCCCACCTGTAAAGCTGCCCTGCGAGCAACCTCTTCCTTGAGATCACAGAGCGCTATTAAATCATAATCCTCAAGCGTGGCCATCGCCATCGCATGGATACATCCCATCCGACAACCGACCACGCAGGACCTTAAAGGTTTCAAACGCATCTCTACACCTCTTTACCCCCCTTTACAAAGTCTTTGATCATCAATTGTAGTATTCTGCCCTCACAAAAGCAAGGGAAATCGGGAGTGAGGACTTATAGATGAGGTTCATGCGATGCTGAAGGAAACATCAGGCGAGAATGAAGCTCCCAGCTCGAAGGCCATGGGACGCACCTATACTCGGATACGCTAATATGGGGAAGGGAAAGATCCGACGAAGATCGTACGCCACAGATTCTCAACCGCCTCAACGGCGGTGCGGCGGGATTGGAAATAGGATCTCTGAGACTGTGTGAATGAGATCCTCGCCCTTATGGCAGTCTCAAACGAGATCGTACCCATCTCCCGCGTCTCCACTGGCGACTCCAGCAACGTCTCTATCAGCCTCAAGCTCTCCCCGCTCAGCTCCATCCTCTTCTCTTCCAATCTCACCCTCTCCTCGGCGCTCTGGGCCTCACGATATGCCCTGCGCACCTCCACCCTTACCGCCTTCTCCCGTTTCCTCAGAGCGAGTTTTAACATCTCAAGCTTCGCTCTCTCCATTTCCAGCTTCGATCTCGCCCTGTATCCATCGAAGATGGGAAGGTTCAGGCTCAGCGATGTTCTCCATCGCTCCCCTTCTTCTTCCCTTCCCCACCTCTTCACCCTCCCCTTAAGCTCAAGCTTCCCGTCCCATGTAAGCCCATACCGGCTCAGGTCGAACTCCGCGTTGTGGTATTTGAGCGATGCCGTAATCTCCGGCAGCCGTCTCAGCCTCGCCTCCCTGACGATCCGCTCCTGCCTCTCTATCTGTCCCCTCAGATCTTTCAGATCCACCCTGTTTTGCAGAGCCATCCTTATCGCCTCATCCAGCTTCCATTCCAGCTTCGGAAGCTCCCCTTTGACCCTCAGTTCCCTTTCGGGGTCCCACCCGATCAATGACCCAAGCTCGGCTGTGGTTATATCCCTCTCCCTTTCAAGCTCATGTATGGAGATCCGCTGTTCCAGGAGCTCCAGCTCCGCGTTGAGCAGGCTGACCTTGCGCAGCAATCCCGCCTCCCGTCTCTTGCGTATCCTCTTCAGCTTCTCCGCTATCTCCGCCTCCATCTTCCTCCTCTCATCAAGCTCCATGTCTATTAGAAGCATGTTGAAGAACTTTTCCCTCACCTCCGACTCGATCTTCCTTTTGACCCGCTCGAGCTCAAGCTGTGCCCGTCGCACCTCCTCCAACGCTTCGTCCACCTCAGGAGGGATAGCACCGAGCCGCAGAAACCGTTGAGATATGCTCAGCTCGATCGATCCGCTCTCTTCCTCATACCCCTCCTCGTCCTTGATCTTCTCATACAGGCTCGTCAGGGAGATGAGGGGATATTGATCTGCGGTCACCTCCCTCAGATGTGATTCGGCCTTGCGGAGGGATTGTTTCGCCTTCAGGACCGATTCATTCCTCTCCATTGCCCAACGCAGGCATTCATCCAGGCTTAAGACCTGGGCCGACGCTAAACTGATGGCGACCAGCATCCCGATCAACGTAATCATCTTTTTCATGCTGCATCCTCCAGGGGATTTTGTTATACTATTTATCGGTCATATGATCTCGGAGGTGTTCTCCATGCTCAGGAGATGCACCGGGCTTGCCAAAAGGTCCGGGAAATACTATGTTGCCCTTTGTTTGGAGCTGAACGTCGCAAGTCAGGGCGAAACCCTCGAGGATGCCAAGGAGATGCTTCGGGAAGCCTGTGAGGAGTATTTGAGCTATATGCTTGAAAACGGGCTTGAAAAGGAGATTCGCCCTGTGCCTTTGGATCATCTTCGCGAGTTTCTCCTCGAAGAGTCTCAAGTGTTAATCCCGTTCGAGGTTACAGTTGATGTCCCGTAAAATCCCCCCTATGTCCAGCAGACGATTTAGAAGATTACTGGAGAGAGGTGGTGCTCGGTTTGTCCGCCAGAGGGGAACAAGCCACGCTATCTATGAGCGCTTGGTCGGTAACCGCCGTTTCACAGCGCCGGTTATCTCTGGTGCTAAGGAGCTTTCCCCTGGTTACATGAAGATGGTTTTCAGACAACTTGGATTCGCGGATGAGGAGATCGAAGCGCTTTTGAAAGATTGATTTCATCTTCTGCTTATCTTGACCGTCAAGAATGCTACGGCGCCGATCATGAGTATCAGCCCTATCACCAATATCGCGCTCATCGAGATGCTCGTCGGAGCGGAGATATGTATCCGAACGTTTTTTTCAGGAGTCTCTATCAATCTCCCCTCCACCTCGCATCCCGCCTTGACCTTCACCTCATAATCCCCCACGTCCACTCCGTCAGGAGGGGTGAAGGAGAGTCTCACCTCTCTTTCATCATTTAGACCTAAACCCTCTACCATCTCAGGCGAGATCTCCCCCTTCCATCCCGGAGGAAGCGTCGTCTCCATCCTTATCTTACTGAGCCTCTTTGTGCCCGTGTTCTTGAGGGTCATGCTCATCGTAACCTTTTCCCCACGTTTGATCTCGTGATAGAGATTTGACGCCCATAGCTCCATCTCCGCAACCCCTCTGGGAACAAGCTCAAGCCATTCCACCCCACCTTTTATCCCTTTGATCTGATCTTCACCGAGCTGTAATCTCTCTCCCCTTCCGAGCCTCGCTGACTCCCTATCCCCCACAACGGCCACTGCGAACTTTATGGGCTTATCCAGCATCCTCAGATCGAGCGTCTCGGGGATATAGATCACGAGCGATAGGGTATATCGGGAGTGTTCCCTGGTGAATTTGAGCTGGGAGAGTCTCGTGTTGGTCTGAGGGTCGAGGAATTGATAGCTCAACTGCTCTGGCAGGTTGATGATCTTTAGCTGAAACGTCCTCTCCGTCTCGGCAAGCCTGTCCAGAACGAGATCATACGATACGCTACCGCCGAGGTTCCCCTCCTGCGAAAACCTCAACGAGGAGATATTCACCACATCCTCCGCTGACTCCTTCTGCAGATATACCTTCTTCTCCTCGTTACGACCCAGATAGTTCAGGGATACGGTCACCTCGTCCACGTCCTTCTGCAGCGTGAAATCCAAGCTCACCGTCTGATTATAAGTGAGGAGGTCAACCTTGATCTCATAGGGCTGAGCTATGATCGTGCCCGTCCCGTCTTTAAGCGAGACGTAAAGGTCTCTGATCTCATTTGCGGCGGAGCTCGACCTCACCTCCGTCCTGGACGTGTTCTTCAGCAGAAGCTGGACGTGTTTCAGCCCGTCAGGGGCTCGATACTTCTTGGCCTGCAGGATGGAGACATGGCGGGTTTCAGGCTCGAGATAGATGGTCTTGGTGTGTTCCCTATCCAGATAGTTGAGTGATAATGTGACCTTATCGACGTTCTTCCTCAATTGGAAGTCCAGATTCTTGGTCTCGCCGAGCTTGATGGATGGGATCTTGAGCTCAAGCGGTATCCCTATTATCGCCCCCATCTCATCCTGCACCGACACGACCACCCTGCTTATCTCTATAGCTGTCATCTCCGATTTTGCCTCCCCTCCGGGAGTGCCGTATCTGAGGGATATCTCCAGATGATCCGTTCCGTCTGAAGCCTTGTATTTCCGTGAGTTGACGATGGTGATATACGGTTCCTCGGAATGAAGATAGATCGTCCTCTCGTCCGTGATGTCCATGTATTTCAGCGAGACGACCACATCCCGCACCTCTTTTATCAGCTCGAACTGTAGGGTTTTGGATTCCCGATATCCCAACTTGGGTATGATCCGCTCATAGGGTTGGGCGATTATGGCTCCCTGGGGGTCCTTGATGGATACCATCACGTTCCCTATATCAGCGCTCACCCATACATCTCGCCCCAGGAGTTTTGAGGTTCGCTCCAGATAGACCTGTTTCGATGTGTTTTGCAGCGTTACCTCCAGCATTTTCTTCCCCTCTTTGGTCTCGTAGAGTTTTGTGTTTTGGATCGCTATATGCCATGCCTCCTTGAGGGTATCCAGCTCCGTCTGTTGAAGCTTCAGCTTTGCGTTTTCGTACTCCAGGACCGCTCTATCGTATTCCTCCTGGGCCCTGTTGAGTTCCTGTTTTGTGATGACGTCCTTGTCGAAGAGCTCCTGCATCGCCTCCAGGTCGGCTTTCTTTTTGTTCATGTTCGCCTTGGCCTGTTGGAGTGCCAGTTCGGCCTGCTGGAGGGTCAGCTCGCGCAGCCTTTCCTCCTTGGTCTGAGGGGATTCAACCTGGGCGATGGAGAGGAGAGATGAAAGTAGAAGGATTAAAATCATCGTCCACTTCATAATCTTGCATCTCACATAGACCTCTTCTCTTCTCCTCGCTTGAATATCTTTCAACTGCTCCACCTCACATTATGAGATGCTAGGATATACCCCCTATAAGTCTCTCAATCTCTTCGATGAGGGCTGGAAGATTAGGACGGTTAAAACTCATCTCCGGTGCGGGAATACGATTGTGCTTCATATCAGGTGGCACGTGCTTGTGATGCGGAAAAGTTGATGCTAAAGTAGAATCTTGAGGATGAGGGAAATCGTCATACCAATACAGCTGCTCTTTGCTTCGATACACTTCATACCCATACGAAGTAATAAGCCCTGTCTCAAAATCCAATTCCTCTCTCATGCGCAGCCGGAATCCCTGCACGAAGAAGACTTCTCCTTCGGCGACTCCTGTGTAGGGACTAGTAGACCAAACTGCAACCGTGGAAT
This is a stretch of genomic DNA from Candidatus Poribacteria bacterium. It encodes these proteins:
- a CDS encoding TolC family protein, translated to MKKMITLIGMLVAISLASAQVLSLDECLRWAMERNESVLKAKQSLRKAESHLREVTADQYPLISLTSLYEKIKDEEGYEEESGSIELSISQRFLRLGAIPPEVDEALEEVRRAQLELERVKRKIESEVREKFFNMLLIDMELDERRKMEAEIAEKLKRIRKRREAGLLRKVSLLNAELELLEQRISIHELERERDITTAELGSLIGWDPERELRVKGELPKLEWKLDEAIRMALQNRVDLKDLRGQIERQERIVREARLRRLPEITASLKYHNAEFDLSRYGLTWDGKLELKGRVKRWGREEEGERWRTSLSLNLPIFDGYRARSKLEMERAKLEMLKLALRKREKAVRVEVRRAYREAQSAEERVRLEEKRMELSGESLRLIETLLESPVETREMGTISFETAIRARISFTQSQRSYFQSRRTAVEAVENLWRTIFVGSFPSPY
- a CDS encoding type II toxin-antitoxin system HicA family toxin, with the protein product MSRKIPPMSSRRFRRLLERGGARFVRQRGTSHAIYERLVGNRRFTAPVISGAKELSPGYMKMVFRQLGFADEEIEALLKD
- a CDS encoding type II toxin-antitoxin system HicB family antitoxin, yielding MLRRCTGLAKRSGKYYVALCLELNVASQGETLEDAKEMLREACEEYLSYMLENGLEKEIRPVPLDHLREFLLEESQVLIPFEVTVDVP